Within the Candidatus Zixiibacteriota bacterium genome, the region AATTCCAAAACACCGCCCTGAAACCAGCCCTCAATCGGCGCTATGGTCGTGGTGCTGTCAAACTCCCATGCCTCCACCGGCATAAGCGACACATACCCTGAATCGAATATCAGAAGCGGCTCAAAGGCTTTATTATCGACCTGAAACGCCTGTCCAGTGAATGTCACCACCGAATCGATTCTATGCGGGTCGTCCGCGAATCCGGTGATAGTGTGTTCGCGCAGCGTGCCGTCAGATCGGCGGAAAAAGTCCGGACTTCGCTTCAAGGTATCAAGAGCGAAGCCATTGTTGAGCATTACGCCAAAGGCCCCGGCCAGGTCTTGCGCCGCACCTGGAAACGGCATGTGGTCGGCGATCAGGAAAAGAGCCCCGCCGCCTTCAACCCACTGTCTTACCGCTTCGATCTCTTCGGCGTCGAAAGCCGATGGTGTCGGCAGCGACCAATCCTCAACATTGCGCTCGTTCAGCGCGTTGGATATAACAAGAATGTCGCCGGTCTTCAGTGAGTCGAGCGTGAACCTCGCTGCATACCGTCTAACCGTGTATCCGTCGCGCCTGAGCAACTCGGCAAAAGGAAGAAACCTTCCCTCCGCGGTGTGAAAATTGTGATGAGCCTCGTCGATCATCACCACCGGCCCCGAACCGGCTTCATACGTGGGGTTTTCAATCACTCCGATAAAAGCGGTATCCGCTTCCTGCTGGGCAAAACACAGCGAGGAGCATATCAATATCACCGCGATTACAAATAAGATGCGAGTCATTTAAGACCTCCCATTCAACGGGCCTTGATAGCCTT harbors:
- a CDS encoding DUF4350 domain-containing protein — protein: MTRILFVIAVILICSSLCFAQQEADTAFIGVIENPTYEAGSGPVVMIDEAHHNFHTAEGRFLPFAELLRRDGYTVRRYAARFTLDSLKTGDILVISNALNERNVEDWSLPTPSAFDAEEIEAVRQWVEGGGALFLIADHMPFPGAAQDLAGAFGVMLNNGFALDTLKRSPDFFRRSDGTLREHTITGFADDPHRIDSVVTFTGQAFQVDNKAFEPLLIFDSGYVSLMPVEAWEFDSTTTIAPIEGWFQGGVLEFGKGRVAVFGEAAEFTAQIAGEERMKFGMNSPYAGQNLPFLLNIFRWLSRHGQ